TGTACGGTAACATTCAAATGTTGGGAGTTAATCTCATGTTAACATTTTGTTAATCACCAAAGCATTTTTGCACAGTTTAAGAAAAACTAGGTTTCTCTGAGAAAGCTCTGCATCATTTCCGGCGCCTGACTCCAACTCATTGCTACAAGATTTGATGGCGCTGATTGCAGCGTTCAGCCAGACATCGACGTCGGCGTGTGCATCAGTAAGCATGGCGGATATCGAGTCGTCGAGCTGCTCCACGGCATCTTGGTAATTCTTCTGGCAGTCCTCGAATGTGGCCTCCGTAGCCGGCTCCAGATCCTCTCGGCTAAGCATTTCCTTAATATAGGCGGAAGTGGAGGAGGCATTAGCTGAGGCGGCAGAGATAGCTATGATCTCGATCTGGTTGGTGGTGGCTGCAAACTCCCCTGACTCGGGACGGGCATATATGCTCGAGAGACAGAGTTTTGGATCGTCACAGTGTTTGCAGAGACTGGTAATAAGGCTGGAATCAGCATTGACAGATGATAAATAGAGAACGGAAATGAAGAGAAGTCTCGAGAATTGCTTCATCTTTGATTATTGATTAGGTTTGGAATGAGGATTATAAGAATGATGAAGAGAAGATTTATATTTGAAAAAACGAAACCTACGAAACAATAATCAAAGTTCAAAGCGAATTTCGTTTATTTGTTGTTGAAGAATTCTGTTTTTAGCAATTTTTTTTATAGTGAAATGGAAAACTAATCCCGACTTAAAAAATAAGGCGGGTAATATGCAACTGCAAACAGAAAACAATTTGGCCTATAGGATGAGATGCTATTTCTGAACGAGACTGAAACCAATATTTCATATTATTGTTGGATTTTGATGGTCTCAGTTAGGCATAAGCTTTCAATTTTCAGTCCAATTCTGGTTTGACTCGGTTAAGTCGTTTTTGGCTCAAATAACAATGTTAGGAAACGACTAATGTCCGATAAAATTCCAGTTCCAATTTGGTTCTGGTTTTCTGATAATTCAGGAAAATCACATTTTTGATTTTTTTTCCAGTTTTTCGGATTAAATATCAAGTTATTCGAATAAATTTAAATATTTTGGATAAAAATTATTTAGACAATTCGGTTATTTTGGTTAATTTGGAACATTTTAAAATATTTCAGATAAAAAATAATCGAGTAATTCAATTTTCTTTAGGTAATTTGGTTTATAAGTAATATTGTAAAGTTAAATATAATTAATATTTTAGGTCTATAAACTATATTTTAGATATTCACGTATTCATTCGGTTCTCAGTTTGATTTTGTTTTTTTTGTTCCGTTATTTGTGAACATCGGTTGGTTTTGGATTCGATTCCGGTTCGGTTATCGGTTCTCTCGGTTTATATCCCTAGACCTAGTCTTGATATATGTATTTATTATCAGCTCATACAATATATATACGATCCTTTGAATATTAAGAGTATTTTAGCTTTTGATTCGTAACCAATTCAGTTTCTTCATTTGTGCAGTTTCCTTAGGACTGAGAATCGATCTTTTATACTGAGTTGCCAGAAAAGGAAATAAACAATTGATAATTGACACGATCACGCTTCCCGCGTTTGAGGCCGATAATATACGAAGGAATTTAAGTATTTAAAAAACAAAAGTGTTTCGTTGGACATGTCTCCAGCAAAGAACATGCAATAAGCAAAACTTGAGACCCAAATAAATTCAAATGTCAACCCTTTCTAGTATTACTTTACGTAAAAGAAACTAGACCAAATATTAACGAGTTTGAATACACAGTCTTATTTTTTGTTTGTTTGAGTATATAAGGCGATCATGAAACATTACATTTTACCCTTTTTAAAAAAAAAAACATTACATTTTACTTTTATTTAGGGGTTTAGTAAACCTTTTCCTGAGTCCACTGTCGCAACATTACAGCATCACGAATTTGGCAATCTCTAATCTTTTTCTTAAAAAAAAAAAAACAAAAATCACTCAAGAGTTGCAAAATTCGTGCATCACTTGATTCTGCAATTATCAGAATCTTCACGGTAACCACCGTACATCACCGGAGGTGGATACGGAGAAGGTACCATCTGGTAAGGGGTTTCACGCATAGATCTACAAAATCCACAGTAACCCAAATTCGGTATCTCGCATATGCATCTTCTCGCCGGAGCCATCTCATTGTGATATTCCATCAGATGCGGCTGCGGTGGCTGCTTCTGCTGCTGCGATGGCTGCGGCGGTGGTGGTGCGGCCTGAACTGTGACAATGGTCGTGTGACAAACTTTCTTCCGAAGTTCACGAGTTAGCTCCGCCGTATCAATCCCTTCTCCAATTATAACCAGCTGATCGTTCTGTCCCTGAATCGAGACAGATCTCACACCTGCACGCGCGAAAACAAACAAAGTTGCTGAAACGTTTTTCAAATTACCTAACTTGGCGTGCAAGTTATTTGCAAAAAAAGTCATAGAGATGTTTACCAGATGCTC
The DNA window shown above is from Brassica oleracea var. oleracea cultivar TO1000 chromosome C3, BOL, whole genome shotgun sequence and carries:
- the LOC106327937 gene encoding pectinesterase inhibitor, with the translated sequence MKQFSRLLFISVLYLSSVNADSSLITSLCKHCDDPKLCLSSIYARPESGEFAATTNQIEIIAISAASANASSTSAYIKEMLSREDLEPATEATFEDCQKNYQDAVEQLDDSISAMLTDAHADVDVWLNAAISAIKSCSNELESGAGNDAELSQRNLVFLKLCKNALVINKMLT
- the LOC106331253 gene encoding uncharacterized protein LOC106331253 produces the protein MRQRIVLKMDMSESEKSIKKAMKIASGASGVRSVSIQGQNDQLVIIGEGIDTAELTRELRKKVCHTTIVTVQAAPPPPQPSQQQKQPPQPHLMEYHNEMAPARRCICEIPNLGYCGFCRSMRETPYQMVPSPYPPPVMYGGYREDSDNCRIK